The following coding sequences lie in one Apium graveolens cultivar Ventura chromosome 3, ASM990537v1, whole genome shotgun sequence genomic window:
- the LOC141710694 gene encoding tryptophan aminotransferase-related protein 4-like, whose amino-acid sequence MNSTESFTMRTLKLGLIYSSLIFNVFIVYKYLDGSHLVDEKWSKSAAGEAEAVAAVSCSGHGRAYLDGIIGGDGTPVCECNACFTGLDCFESVPECVLDADSGNPIYLEPFWMKHAASTAIVVSGWHRMGYEYDDGSLISQELRSEIFKLHDIVKNVNTTDRYIIFGAGSTQLLGAAVHSLSLKSSTPTKVVASVPYYPVYKSQTELLDSTKYKFTGDASIQNTSDSSTSFIEFVTSPNNPDGQLKKAVLKGSNKIHDLAYYWPHYSPIVSPVDEDIAIFTLSKLTGHAGSRFGWALIKDKDLYQRMVKYMDLNTYGVSRETQLRALKLLKHVVRGGGQELFEFGYGTMKHRWELLSKTLQASKRFSVQHLSSQYCTFLDKHRTPSPAFAWIKCEQEEDEECSKVVLGEAKVIGRAGSLFGAGNDYVRVSLADSQDHFNILLNHIEKLVSQEKIGSGTRFHFYNTANQTWHANYQFMGLDQDIQCSFDGSSFAHHQGAATIAAT is encoded by the exons ATGAATAGCACAGAGAGCTTCACAATGCGCACGCTGAAACTGGGCTTAATATATAGCTCATTGATCTTCAATGTATTTATTGTGTACAAGTATTTAGATGGCAGTCATTTGGTTGATGAAAAATGGAGCAAATCTGCAGCAGGAGAAGCTGAAGCAGTAGCTGCAGTTTCGTGTTCAGGGCACGGAAGAGCTTACTTGGATGGAATTATTGGTGGTGATGGAACACCTGTTTGTGAATGTAATGCATGCTTTACAGGCCTCGACTGTTTTGAATCTGTTCCTGAATGTGTACTCGATGCAGATAG TGGGAATCCCATATACTTGGAGCCTTTTTGGATGAAACATGCCGCTAGTACCGCAATAGTTGTGTCTGGCTGGCATCGAATGGGGTACGAATACGATGATGGTTCTCTCATTTCCCAAGAGCTTCGATCTGAAATTTTCAAACTACATGATATCGTGAAAAATGTTAACACAACGGATAGATACATTATTTTTGGCGCGGGCTCAACTCAACTTTTGGGTGCAGCAGTTCACAGTCTGTCACTTAAATCATCAACCCCAACAAAGGTTGTTGCTTCAGTCCCATATTATCCG GTCTATAAATCGCAAACAGAACTTCTTGATTCTACCAAATATAAATTTACTGGTGATGCATCAATCCAAAACACATCAGATTCATCGACGAGCTTCATTGAATTTGTAACGTCTCCAAATAACCCAGACGGTCAGTTAAAGAAAGCTGTGCTTAAAGGCTCAAACAAAATTCATGATCTTGCATACTATTGGCCTCATTATTCACCAATTGTTAGTCCTGTTGATGAGGACATCGCTATATTCACGCTATCTAAGCTCACCGGTCATGCTGGTAGCAGATTCGG ATGGGCTTTGATAAAAGACAAAGATTTGTACCAAAGAATGGTAAAATACATGGACCTAAACACTTACGGCGTTTCAAGAGAAACTCAGCTGCGGGCGCTTAAACTCTTAAAACATGTTGTTCGAGGAGGGGGACAGGAGCTATTTGAATTTGGATACGGAACCATGAAACATAGATGGGAACTTTTAAGCAAAACTTTACAAGCTTCCAAACGATTTTCAGTACAACATCTCTCATCGCAATACTGCACATTCTTGGACAAACACCGTACACCTTCTCCAG CTTTTGCATGGATAAAATGTGAACAAGAGGAAGACGAGGAGTGTTCGAAAGTAGTGTTGGGCGAAGCTAAAGTGATAGGTCGGGCAGGTAGTTTGTTCGGAGCTGGGAATGATTACGTACGTGTCAGCCTCGCCGACAGCCAAGATCATTTTAACATATTACTAAATCACATTGAAAAATTGGTTTCTCAAGAGAAAATAGGATCAGGAACTCGGTTTCATTTTTATAATACTGCGAATCAGACG